GGCTCCGATCCCGCGGGGCGCTCCAGGGGGACGCGGCGCTGGCGGTCTTCCTCTCCGGCGGCTTCGCGCTGGCCGTGGTGCTGATCAGCCTCGCGCGCGGTTTCAACGCCGATCTCTTCGCCATCCTCTTCGGCAGCATCCTGACGGTCAGCCCCGCGGACGTCTGGCTCATCCTGGCCTTGGGCGCCGTGGTGGTGACGACCATCCTGCTCTCCTACCGGCAACTCTTCGCCATCACGCTCAACGAGGACCTGGCGCGGACGAGCGGCGTCCCGGTCACCGCGCTCAACATGCTGCTGACCGTGCTGACCGCGCTCACCACCGTGGTCGCCATGCGCATGGTGGGCGTCCTGCTCGTCAGCGCCATGATCGTGATTCCGACGCTCACGGGCTTCGCCCTCGGCCGGAGCTTCCGCCGCGCGACGGCCCTGGCCATCGCGATGGCGCTCGCGTCAGTCGGAATCGGCCTCACCGCCGCCTACTACCTGCGCCTGGCCGCCGGCGGCGCCGTGGTGCTGACGGCGCTCCTGCTCTTCGCATTGGCGTCGCTCGCCCGGCGCGTGCCGTGGGGCCCACGCGCGCGCCTCGCCGCCATCACGCTGCTCTGCCTGTCCGTCGCCGGGGGCGCCTCGGCGCAGGACGGCGAGTGCAAGCGCTGGCGCGCGGCCTTCGCGTCCATGCCGATCCGCATGGTGACAGTCCAAATGGGCGCCAAGACCGTCGCCATCCGGGTGAAGGTGGCCGAGAATTCCGAGCAGGCGGCGGCCGGCTTCCAGTGCTCGACTCCGCAGGAGATCCAGAACACGCTCATCCTTTTCGACTTCGGCCGCGAGATCAACACCCAGTTCCACATGCAGAACGTCCCGGCCGCCCTCGACATCGCCTTCGTGAAAGCGAACGGCACCATCTTCTCCATCCTCAAGATGGACCCGAGCCCCACCGCGCTGTACGGCCCGATGGGCGACTTCCGCTTCGCGCTCGAGGCCCGGGCGGGCTTCTACGAGAGCCAGGGCGTCCGCCAGGGAGAAGCGCGCCTGCTGGTCCCGGCCGCCAAATAGGCCGTGCACCACCGCCACACGCATGCCTCGCGTCACAAGCATCGCCTCTGGGTGGTCTTCGCGCTCAGCGCGACTTTCATGGTGGTGCAGGTCGGGGTCGGCTGGTGGGCGAACTCGCTCGCGCTCCTCGCCGACGCGGCCCACCTCTTCGTCGACGCGGCGGGGGTGGGGTTCTCGCTCCTCGCCGTCTGGTTCGCCGAGAAGCCGGCGACGGCGGAGAAGACGTACGGGTACTACCGCGTCGAGATCCTGGCGGCTCTCGTCAACGGTGTCGTCCTCTGCGTGCTGGCCATCGCCATCCTGGTCGAGGCGTGGGATCGCCTGCGGGTGCGCCACGAAGTCTCGGCGGGGCCCGTGCTTGTGGTCGCGGTGGCGGCGCTCGGCGTCAACCTGCTGGCGGCGTGGCTGCTGCACGCCGGCGCCGGCGAGAGCCTGAACGTGCGCGGGGCCTACCTCGAGGTGCTGGGCGACGCGCTCTCCTCAGGGGCGGTAATCGTGGCGGCGGCGGTGATCCTGGTCACGGGCTGGACCGCGGCGGACGCTCTCGCGAGCGCCGCCATCGGCCT
The Candidatus Methylomirabilota bacterium genome window above contains:
- a CDS encoding cation diffusion facilitator family transporter gives rise to the protein MHHRHTHASRHKHRLWVVFALSATFMVVQVGVGWWANSLALLADAAHLFVDAAGVGFSLLAVWFAEKPATAEKTYGYYRVEILAALVNGVVLCVLAIAILVEAWDRLRVRHEVSAGPVLVVAVAALGVNLLAAWLLHAGAGESLNVRGAYLEVLGDALSSGAVIVAAAVILVTGWTAADALASAAIGLLILPRTFALLRQAVNVLLEGVPAHLDLAEIETALRSAQGVKRVHDLHVWTLTSGREAMSAHVEVEAGTPADRILDELHVVLHSRFGIDHTTIQIETEAPSLLQITPRS
- a CDS encoding metal ABC transporter permease is translated as MPDFLQFGFMQRAFVAGAVMAVVCPLIGVFLVPRRLSLIADTLAHVALAGVALGLLVGASPVLGALVVTVAGALGMERLRSRGALQGDAALAVFLSGGFALAVVLISLARGFNADLFAILFGSILTVSPADVWLILALGAVVVTTILLSYRQLFAITLNEDLARTSGVPVTALNMLLTVLTALTTVVAMRMVGVLLVSAMIVIPTLTGFALGRSFRRATALAIAMALASVGIGLTAAYYLRLAAGGAVVLTALLLFALASLARRVPWGPRARLAAITLLCLSVAGGASAQDGECKRWRAAFASMPIRMVTVQMGAKTVAIRVKVAENSEQAAAGFQCSTPQEIQNTLILFDFGREINTQFHMQNVPAALDIAFVKANGTIFSILKMDPSPTALYGPMGDFRFALEARAGFYESQGVRQGEARLLVPAAK